Part of the Imperialibacter roseus genome, CGGGCCGTGTGCCCTGAAAAGGAATTCGTGAAATCGCCCTGTTTGATAGCAGAAAGGAAATTGTAGAGTTCCCTTCGGTAGATTTCCACATAACGAAACAAGGATACCGTGGCAATGGCAGTAAACAGGATCAGCCAGCAGCCAGCCAGCCAGAAGTCGGTGCTCATAATGATGTACATGCCTGCGTAGCCGAGCACCAGAATGACGGCAATGCGAGCGACTACCTGCCAGCGAAACCTGTCAAAAACCATACTTTTTCATTTTGCGGTACAGTGTGGTGCGGCCCATGCCCATTTCGTCAGCCGCTTTGGTCAGGTTACCTTCCCATTTTTTGATGGCCTTTTGAATGAGCTGCTTTTCCATTTCATCTTTTTGGAGCACTTCGTTCACCAGGCTGGGTTGGGGCTTTTTGTCGAGTGGGAAATCATCGGCGGTCAGCTCAGTCGCATCGGCCATAATCACCGCCCTTTCCATCGTATGTTGCAGCTCACGGATGTTGCCAGGCCAGGGGTACTGGTCTAGCTTTTTTAAAGCCGACTTGTTCAGCGACAGCTGCCGCTTGTTGTATTTGCTGGCGTACAAGTTAAGGTAATGCTCCGCTAGTAACGCCACGTCGCCGGTTCTCGACCTGAGAGGCGGAAGTGTTATTTCAACTGTGTTGATCCGATACAATAAATCTTGCCGGAATTCTCCACTCTCTATCACCTGGTCCAGCTGGATATTGGTGGCAGAAATTAGCCTTATGTCAATATCTACGGGGCGATTGGAGCCGATAGGCGTCACCTGCCGGGCCTGCAGCACCGTGAGTAACTTCGACTGCTGGGTGGTGGTAAGGTTGCCAATTTCATCCAAAAACAGCGTGCCGCCCGATGCTATTTCCAGCCGTCCCTGCCGGTCTTCCTTAGCATCAGTAAAGGCTCCCTTTTTGTGCCCAAACAGCTCCGATTCGAACAGACTTTCTGCCAGAGAGCCAAGATCAACTTTAATGAAAGGCTCTTTTGCCCGAAGTGACTGACGGTAGATCTCCCTGGCTACCAGCTCTTTGCCTGTTCCGTTTTCACCAAGGATAAGCACGTTGGCGTCTGTTTTTGCTACTTTTTCTATCGCTTCAAACACAGGAGCCATCACATCGGAGCGACTGATCATGTCGGGAAACGCCTTGTCGATGTCGCCAGTTATTACCTTTTCTCTCGATTTTAGCTTTTGCACCTCCTTTTTGGAGCGGGAAAGCTGGAAGACGTTTTCGACGGTTGCTATCAGCTTTTCTCTTTCCCATGGCTTCACCAGAAAATCGATGGCCCCGATTTTCATGGCTTCAACCGCCAGCTGGATGTCGCCATAGGCGGTGTTCATAATGACGTGCGCCTGCGAATCAAGCTTAAGTATTTCTCTCAGCCAAAAGAGTCCTTCGTTCCCGCTGGTTTGTCCATGAGAGAAGTTCATGTCAAGCAGAATCACATCGAAGGCAGTTTTCTCCAATAGCCTTGGAAGTCGCTTTGGGTCGGTTTCGGTATGCACCTCACCAAATCGCTGCTTGAGCACCAGCTTGGCAGTATAGAGCACGTCCTCGTCGTCTTCAATGATCAGTATATTGGCGTTGAGCTTGGGCATGTTTGTAAAAATCGTTCTGAACCCTCCAAGGGCTAATCTTCGATATGGCAAGAGCCCTTGGAGGGTTAGTGCCAGAAATATATAAACTGTTCCACAATGAAACGAAAAATTGTTTCAATGTGAAACAATTATAATGGTGTTAAGCAAGTTTTTAATTTGCAATTATTTGATATTCAGCATTTTGAATATTATGGCATTCGGTTTGGCGTATAATGGTTCCGTCACCATAAGCGAATAAGGTTATGCTCAAAAACTATCTAATTCTAGCCTTCCGTCATCTAAAGAGAAAGAAGGGTTTTGCTTTCATCAATATCGCTGGCATGGGAGTGAGCCTGACGGTGGTGCTGGTCATTCTGCAATATGTGGTGCAGGAAACCAGCTACGATAGCTTTCATGAAAAACTCGACAGAACATATCGTGTTGTTGGTACTATGACCCAGGCCGGCAAAGAGGCGGCAGCGAATCCCGGCAGCCATGCCCCGCTTTCGGTGGCGGTGGCAGCGCAAGTACCTGAGATTGAGACTTACGTCAGGTTTGACCGAATTGATTATACCAATGTTTCTTTGACCAACAAGTCCGAAGCTACTCCCCGTCAGGTATTTCAGGGTAACTTCTATATTGTCGATTCAACTTTTTTCGAGGTGCTAAGCTTCGAGCTGGTAAGTGGCGACGAGCGCTCTGCTCTTACAAAACCGGAAAACATGGTCATCACCGAGAGCGTGGCAAAAAAGCTTTTTGGAAACCAGGATCCTATGGGCCGGGAGATTGAAATGGGAAACAATTGGGGTAAATATCCCTTTCTGGTGTCAGGAGTGATGAAAGACCCACCATTTAATAGCCAGATCTCTCCACAAGTACTTATCCCGCTGACGTTTTATGACAAGATCAATGTGAAGATCAACGACTGGGAGAATAGTTACCTGGGTACCTATGTGTTACTTAATAGCCCACAGTCGATAGACCGTGTTACAAGTGCATACAACTCCATTTACCAGGAGCACCGCCCGGAGAGCCAGAAGAATCAGGGCGTTAATTACGAGTATTCCCTTCAGCCAATGGCTGACGTATATCTTCATTCTTCTTTCGAATTTGAATCGGCCAAAACAGGCAACTATACCTATGTGGTGTTTATAAGCATAGTTGGTGCGCTGGTGCTGATCATTTCTTGGGTCAACTACGTCAACCTTGCCACTGCGCAGTCGGTGGAGCGGGCCAGGGAAGTGGGTATCAGAAAGGTTTTTGGTTCATTAAAAAGACAACTAATCAGTCAATTCCTTTTTGAGTCGATGTTGATCAATGCTGTCAG contains:
- a CDS encoding sigma-54-dependent transcriptional regulator translates to MPKLNANILIIEDDEDVLYTAKLVLKQRFGEVHTETDPKRLPRLLEKTAFDVILLDMNFSHGQTSGNEGLFWLREILKLDSQAHVIMNTAYGDIQLAVEAMKIGAIDFLVKPWEREKLIATVENVFQLSRSKKEVQKLKSREKVITGDIDKAFPDMISRSDVMAPVFEAIEKVAKTDANVLILGENGTGKELVAREIYRQSLRAKEPFIKVDLGSLAESLFESELFGHKKGAFTDAKEDRQGRLEIASGGTLFLDEIGNLTTTQQSKLLTVLQARQVTPIGSNRPVDIDIRLISATNIQLDQVIESGEFRQDLLYRINTVEITLPPLRSRTGDVALLAEHYLNLYASKYNKRQLSLNKSALKKLDQYPWPGNIRELQHTMERAVIMADATELTADDFPLDKKPQPSLVNEVLQKDEMEKQLIQKAIKKWEGNLTKAADEMGMGRTTLYRKMKKYGF